GCTTCGTGACGAGATGCGCGACCAGACCCGCGCGCTGAAGCGCATCGCCGACGCGCTCGAGGACCAGTAACCGACCGCTTTTCGACGGTTTTTCGAGAGCGACAGCTGGCCGTTCGTCCCGTCAGCGCCACCGCGAGAACGGGAGCGGGTTCCGAACGTCGAACCGGTCGGCCAGCGACCAGCGCCCGACGAGGACGCCCGCGAGCTTGACGCAGACGTACGCGAGGACGATTCCTGCGACGACGTCGATCGCCCAGTGGATCCCGAGATACATCGTCGAGATCGCGACGCTGATCGCGAGCGGGATCGCGACGATCGCCCACCGCGGGTAGACGTCCCGAGTCTGGTAGGCGAGGACGCCGACGGTGGCGGCAAGCGAGGTGTGCAGCGAGGGGAAGACGTTGGTGTTGCGGTTGACCTGTCGGGTGAGGTGCTGGTAGCGCGGGTAGGTGTCGTACATCAGGGCGTCGACGAGCTCGGGCATCATGTTCCGGGGGCCGTAGGCGATGACGAAGGTGTACAGCACCAGCCCGAGCACGTAGTTGAGGGTGTAGGCGGTCAGCAGCTCCCGCAGCGGTCGCGTGTTCGACAGCGCGAAGTACGCGACCACGGGAAAGACGAGCAGGAAGACGTAGCCGTAGATGTAGACGAACGAGAAGACGGCCGTCAGCGCCGGCGTCTCGTAGGACTGCAGCCAGAGGATGAACTGTCCCTCGATGTCGTAGATCGCCCAGGTGAGGTTCCAGCCGATCATCCAGGAGAGGTCGGGAACGACCTGCCTGGCGACGCTGTTTGCCAGCAGGACGACCGCGAGGACGACCGTGATCGGGGTGGCCGCACGCAGCCTGGCGAGCCACTCCCGGCGCGTGTCCCGAAGCCGGTAGCGGCCGACGACGACGCCGATCCCCAGCAGCGTTAGCAGGCTGACGACGACCGCGAGCTGAACTAGCACCTGAACCAGCATCAGCGTCTCACCCGGAGCGTGCCGTCGTCGTAGTTGAAGCCGGCGTCCTCGAACGCGTCGACGGCGGCCGCGACGTCAAGGTCGCCGTCGGTACCGAAAAACGGGGTCGCCGGATCCTGCCCGTCCCAGGCGAGCTCCGCGGGGGTCCACTCCTCGGTGACCGGCGTCGCGGTCGGCGCGGCGTAGCCGTCGAAGACGTCCTCGGCGATCCAGGCCTTGTCGATCAACCGCGCGACGAGCCGACGGAACCGCGGGTTGGCGAACGGGGCCCGCCGCGCGTTGAAGCCGAGGTGGTAGAACCGCCAGGACGGCGACTCGAGGATCGCCGTCTCCGGGTCCGGCTCGACGTCGTCGAGGACGTACGTCTCGAGGGGGGCGCTCGTGACGTCGGCGTCGTCGCCGGTCACGAGCTCGATCGCCGACGTGCTCCGGGGGTCGATCCCCACCCGGAACTCCTCGACGGGCGGTTCCGGCAGGGCGACGTCCTCGCGACGGGTGAAGTGGTCGTCGAACCGCTCGAGGGTGAGGTGTTCGCGTTCGGTCCGGCTCTCGAAGCGGAAGGGGCCGCTGCCGATCGGCGGGACGTTGTCGGTCGTGATCGCCTCGGTCGTCCCCTGGGCGACGCGCACGCCCGGGACCGTCGCGGACTCGGCCCGTTCGGTCCAGACGTGTTCGGGAAGGATCGGAACGGTGAGGGCCCGTTCGGCGACGGCCTCGCCCGCGTCGAGCTCGAGTTCGAGCTCGAGTTCGTCGTCGACGTCGATCGCGTCGACGGCCGCCGCCAACCCCCTGTACCGGGGCGGGGGCGACGTTCCTTCCTCGTCCTCGAGTTCGGTATCTTGCAGCAGTCGGTAGGTAAACGCGACGTCCTCGGCCCTGACGGGTTCGTCGTCGTGGAACCGACAGTCCTCGCGCAGCCGCACGCGGAGGGTGCCGTCGTCGTAGGTCCAGTCCTCGGCGAGCCAGGGTTCGATCTCGCCGTCGCGTTCGGTCGCCAGCGAGTCGTACACCAGTTCGAGGAACGGCTCGTCGTCGCGGTACTCGGCCGTCAGCGGGTTGAGGTTCTCGGAGGGGCGCGCGTCGGTGTGGGCGGTCCGCAGCCGCTCGACGTCCGACCCGGGCTCGAGTTCGAGATAGCCGAGCCGGGTCGCCGGGTGGGCCTCGCCCCAGCCGTCGAAGCGGTCGGTTCTGACGAAGCGGTGCTCCTCTGGGACACAGATCGGAACGAACGGCTGCTCGCGGGCGACCGTCTCGAGCAGGTCGGCGACGATCGCCTCCCGCTCGTCGCCGTCGGCGCGGCGCTGGTCCTCGAGCAACTCGTCGACCTGCATGTTCGCGTAGCCGAAGGGGTTCTGCCAGCCCGATTCCTCGGCGTACCGCGAGTGCAACGCCTCGTAGAGAACGTCGGGATCGGTGCCGCCGGGGTGGACGCCGACGGAGAGATCGAACTCGTGGTTGATCAGGACCGCCCGCAGGTACTCCTCGTTCGAGCGCATGTCGATCGCGACGTCGACGCCGACCGCCTCGAGGACGTCCGCGATCGCTCGCGCCAGCCGGATCCCCTCCCGGTCCCCGTCCGCGGGGCGGGTGACGATCGTCACCGAGAGCTGGTCGACGTCCTCGCGGTTGACGACGGTCCGGACCTGGCGAACGCAGCCGCTGGTCGCGACGGCGAGCCCGGCCGCGCCGGCGAGAACCGACCGCCGGCTTCGGGGCCGATCGGTCGGCGCCGTGTCCGCTTCGGTCATTCGGTGGATACCTTCAGTTCAGCCAGTCGCGATATAACAGTATTGCGTTGCCGATCGGTTCACTCTCGGTCGTCCCGATCCGGCAGTCGGCGAGCGACGTCTCGTCGAAGTTCGGCGATCGATCGCCGGCCGACGAGGACGTTCGAGAGCCAGACGGAGCCCACTGCCAGCGCGAGCCCGGCGACGACGTCGATCGCCCAGTGGATCCCCAGGTACATCGTCGAGAGCGCGACGCTGACCGCGAGGACGACCGCGATCGGAAACCACTTCGGGTAGCTCGAGCGCGTCTCGTAGGCGAAGATGCCGACGGTGGCGGCAAGCGAGGTGTGCAGGGAGGGGAAGACGTTGGTGTTGCGGTTGACCTCGCGGGTGAGGTGTTGGTACTCGGGGCTGTTGTCGTACAGCATCGTCACCGTCAGCTCCTCGGGCATGACGTTTCGCGGCCCGTAGGCGATGACGAGCAGGTAAAACGCTAGGCCGATCACGTAGTTCAGCGAGTACGCCGTCAGCAGCCGACGGAAGGCCCGGGTGTCCGACAGCGCGAAATACGCAATTCCAGGGAAGATCAGCAGGAAGGCGTAGCCGTAGACGTAGATGAACGAGAAGTACGCCGTCAGCTCCCCGGTCGCGATCGACTGGAAGACGAGGACGAACTCCCCCTCGAGATCGTAGAACGTCTCGGTCATGTGGACCCCGATCCGTTCCGAGATGCCCGGTCCGGCCTGTCGCATGACGCGGTTGAGCCACAACACGACGAGCAACACCGCGAACGCGGGTGCCGACGCCCGAACGCGGGGTCGCCACTCACGGACCGTCGCCACGAGGCGCTCGCGGCCGACGAACGCCGCGACCGACACCACGAGCAGGAACGCGACGACAGCGGCGACCTGTGTCAGGACCTGCGTGAGGACCTCGGCGTACATCGGGTTACAGGCGGAGCCGCCCCTGGTCGTCGTACTGGTACCCTGCGGACTCTAACGCCGCCCTGGCGGTCTCGACGTCGAGATCGCCGTCGGAACCGAAAAACGGGGTCGCCGGATCCTGGCCGTCCCAGCCCAGCTCGTCGGGCACCCACTCCTCGGGCAACGGCGCCGCGGTCGGGGTCGCGTGACCGTCGAAGATCGCGTCGACGATCCAGGACGGATCGAGCAGTCGTGAGACGATCCGTCTGGCGTGGGGGTTGCTGAACGGTTCGGCCCGGGTGTTGTACCCCACGTGGTAGAACGTCCGGGACGGCGCGGCGAGGTGGTCGACGTCGGGCTCGTCCGGAACGGAATCGAGCGCGTGGGCCTCGAGCATCGACGCCGTGAAGTCGGCGCCGTCGTTGGCGACGCGCTCGATCGAGGACGCACTGCCCGGATCGATCCCGAACTGGAGTTGCTCGACGCCGACCGCAGGCAGGTCGACGTCCTCGCGACGGGTGAAGTGGTCGTCGAACCGTTCGAGAGTGAGGTGCTCGCGCTCACTGTTGCTCTCGAAGCGGAAGGGACCGCTCCCGACCGGCGGGACGTTGTCCATCGTGACAAGTCCCCACTCGCCTTGCGTGGCGGTAAACGACGTCGTGTCCTCGGCACGGGACCGGATCTGGTCGCGCCACCGGTGTGCCGGAAGGATCGGGACGGTCAGTGCGCGTCTCGCGGCCTCGACGCCCGCAGCGAACCCGAGGCGGAGCTCGCGGTCGTCCTCGACGTCGACGGTGTCGACGGCCGTGGCGTGACCCCGGTACCGGGGCGGTGGTGACTCGAACTCGGCCCGACCCAGCGACGTGTCCTCGAGAAAGCGGTAGGTGAAGGCGACGTCCTCGGCTCTGACGGGTTCGTCGTCGTGAAACCGGCAGTCCTCCCGGAGCGTGATCCGGGCTCTGGCGACGTGGTCGTCGTCCGCGTCGGCGCGTTCTAGCGTTACGTCCTCGGCCAGCCAGGGGACCAGTTCGCCGTCGTGTTCGGTCGCCAGCGAGTCGTAGACGAGATCGATCGTCGACCCGCGTTCACGCAGCGTCGCCGATAACGGGTTCAGGTTCCGTGAGATCCGGGAGTCGGTGACCAGCACGCGCAGCCGATCGACGTTCTCGGCGGGTTCGAGCCCGAGGTAGCCGTGACGACTCTCGGGGTGGTCGGCGCTCCAGCCCTCGAAGCGATCGGTCCGGGCCACGCGGTGTTCCTCGGGAAAGCAGATCGGATCGAAGGGTTTCTCCTCGGCCAGCGTTTCGAGCAGGTCGGCGACGATCGCCTCCCGCTCGTCACCGTCGGCGCGGCGCTGGGCCTCGAGGGCGTCGTCGAACGGGATGTTGGCGAACCCGAACGGGTTCTGCCAGCCTGCTTCGTTCGCGTACGCCGAGTGCAGCGCCTCGTAGAGGAAGTCGGGATCGAACCCGGCGGGGTGGCGTCCGACGTAGAGATCGAAGTCGCGATCGATCAGTATCGTCTCG
This genomic window from Natronococcus occultus SP4 contains:
- a CDS encoding phosphatase PAP2 family protein — protein: MLVQVLVQLAVVVSLLTLLGIGVVVGRYRLRDTRREWLARLRAATPITVVLAVVLLANSVARQVVPDLSWMIGWNLTWAIYDIEGQFILWLQSYETPALTAVFSFVYIYGYVFLLVFPVVAYFALSNTRPLRELLTAYTLNYVLGLVLYTFVIAYGPRNMMPELVDALMYDTYPRYQHLTRQVNRNTNVFPSLHTSLAATVGVLAYQTRDVYPRWAIVAIPLAISVAISTMYLGIHWAIDVVAGIVLAYVCVKLAGVLVGRWSLADRFDVRNPLPFSRWR
- a CDS encoding ABC transporter substrate-binding protein → MTEADTAPTDRPRSRRSVLAGAAGLAVATSGCVRQVRTVVNREDVDQLSVTIVTRPADGDREGIRLARAIADVLEAVGVDVAIDMRSNEEYLRAVLINHEFDLSVGVHPGGTDPDVLYEALHSRYAEESGWQNPFGYANMQVDELLEDQRRADGDEREAIVADLLETVAREQPFVPICVPEEHRFVRTDRFDGWGEAHPATRLGYLELEPGSDVERLRTAHTDARPSENLNPLTAEYRDDEPFLELVYDSLATERDGEIEPWLAEDWTYDDGTLRVRLREDCRFHDDEPVRAEDVAFTYRLLQDTELEDEEGTSPPPRYRGLAAAVDAIDVDDELELELELDAGEAVAERALTVPILPEHVWTERAESATVPGVRVAQGTTEAITTDNVPPIGSGPFRFESRTEREHLTLERFDDHFTRREDVALPEPPVEEFRVGIDPRSTSAIELVTGDDADVTSAPLETYVLDDVEPDPETAILESPSWRFYHLGFNARRAPFANPRFRRLVARLIDKAWIAEDVFDGYAAPTATPVTEEWTPAELAWDGQDPATPFFGTDGDLDVAAAVDAFEDAGFNYDDGTLRVRR
- a CDS encoding phosphatase PAP2 family protein — its product is MYAEVLTQVLTQVAAVVAFLLVVSVAAFVGRERLVATVREWRPRVRASAPAFAVLLVVLWLNRVMRQAGPGISERIGVHMTETFYDLEGEFVLVFQSIATGELTAYFSFIYVYGYAFLLIFPGIAYFALSDTRAFRRLLTAYSLNYVIGLAFYLLVIAYGPRNVMPEELTVTMLYDNSPEYQHLTREVNRNTNVFPSLHTSLAATVGIFAYETRSSYPKWFPIAVVLAVSVALSTMYLGIHWAIDVVAGLALAVGSVWLSNVLVGRRSIAELRRDVARRLPDRDDRE
- a CDS encoding ABC transporter substrate-binding protein; this encodes MNCDSTDPGDGVSRRAVLAAGATGLVLPTSGCVDRVESAVDQEMDRLALSITTVPADGDREAVRIARELEANLEDVGVDASIDMRSRSEFLETILIDRDFDLYVGRHPAGFDPDFLYEALHSAYANEAGWQNPFGFANIPFDDALEAQRRADGDEREAIVADLLETLAEEKPFDPICFPEEHRVARTDRFEGWSADHPESRHGYLGLEPAENVDRLRVLVTDSRISRNLNPLSATLRERGSTIDLVYDSLATEHDGELVPWLAEDVTLERADADDDHVARARITLREDCRFHDDEPVRAEDVAFTYRFLEDTSLGRAEFESPPPRYRGHATAVDTVDVEDDRELRLGFAAGVEAARRALTVPILPAHRWRDQIRSRAEDTTSFTATQGEWGLVTMDNVPPVGSGPFRFESNSEREHLTLERFDDHFTRREDVDLPAVGVEQLQFGIDPGSASSIERVANDGADFTASMLEAHALDSVPDEPDVDHLAAPSRTFYHVGYNTRAEPFSNPHARRIVSRLLDPSWIVDAIFDGHATPTAAPLPEEWVPDELGWDGQDPATPFFGSDGDLDVETARAALESAGYQYDDQGRLRL